In Geotalea uraniireducens, one genomic interval encodes:
- the prfA gene encoding peptide chain release factor 1 codes for MFDKIQELERRYQELESLLADPTVIANQPEFRKLSREHNDLTELVEAFRRYKKVLAEIDGNRELLADPEMKEMAEAELGELAERKEALEGEIKILLLPKDPNDNKNIIIEIRAGTGGDEAALFAGDLFRMYSRFAERNRWKVDVMSSSESERGGFKEVVALVEGQGAFAKLKYESGTHRVQRVPETEAQGRIHTSACTVAVLPEAEDIEVDINPTDLKIDVYRSSGAGGQHVNTTDSAVRITHLPTGIVVACQEERSQIKNRAKAMKVLKSRMLDILTTEQNAKLAADRKQQVGSGDRSERIRTYNFPQGRLTDHRIGLTLYRLDAIMEGDIGEVVDALRAHYQMEALKAQSEAA; via the coding sequence ATGTTCGACAAGATACAAGAATTGGAAAGACGCTATCAGGAGCTGGAATCGCTCCTCGCCGATCCGACGGTGATCGCCAACCAGCCCGAGTTCCGGAAGCTGTCGCGGGAGCATAACGATCTTACTGAACTCGTCGAGGCCTTTCGCCGCTACAAGAAGGTGTTGGCGGAGATCGACGGCAACCGCGAACTCCTGGCCGATCCGGAAATGAAAGAGATGGCGGAGGCTGAGCTGGGCGAGTTGGCGGAGCGTAAAGAGGCGCTGGAAGGCGAAATCAAGATCCTGCTGCTCCCCAAGGATCCCAACGACAACAAGAACATCATCATCGAGATCCGCGCCGGTACCGGCGGCGACGAGGCGGCTCTGTTCGCCGGCGATCTCTTCCGAATGTATTCGCGCTTTGCCGAGCGCAACCGCTGGAAGGTCGACGTCATGTCGAGCTCCGAGTCGGAGCGGGGCGGCTTCAAGGAGGTCGTTGCCCTGGTGGAGGGGCAGGGAGCCTTTGCCAAGCTCAAGTATGAATCGGGCACCCATCGGGTGCAGCGGGTGCCGGAAACCGAGGCCCAGGGACGGATCCATACCAGCGCCTGCACGGTGGCCGTGCTCCCCGAGGCCGAAGATATCGAGGTCGACATCAACCCGACCGACCTGAAGATCGACGTCTACCGGTCGTCGGGTGCCGGCGGCCAGCACGTCAATACCACCGATTCGGCGGTGCGGATCACTCACCTGCCGACCGGTATCGTCGTTGCCTGCCAGGAAGAGCGGAGCCAGATCAAGAACCGGGCCAAGGCGATGAAGGTCCTCAAGTCGAGGATGCTGGACATCCTGACCACCGAGCAGAACGCCAAACTGGCCGCCGATCGGAAACAGCAGGTGGGGAGCGGCGACCGGAGCGAGCGGATCAGGACCTATAACTTTCCCCAGGGGCGGCTGACCGACCACCGGATCGGCCTGACCCTCTATCGGCTCGACGCGATCATGGAGGGGGATATCGGCGAGGTGGTCGATGCCCTGCGCGCCCACTACCAGATGGAAGCGTTGAAGGCCCAGTCCGAGGCGGCCTGA
- a CDS encoding DUF1385 domain-containing protein: MKNPRVRFMALVLLLAERINVGGQAVIEGVMMRAPRSMAIAVRRPTGEIVVKRDQVPPLSERYPVVKLPVVRGAVALFSSLVMGVKALNFSANEALAEGEEKEELSPLALGGTMAVAFGFGILLFFILPLYLTKLLVPLIGDSNIVFNLVDGVIRVAVFLLYIWSISRMGDIQRVFQYHGAEHKTIFAFEAGEELTVENVRRHSRLHPRCGTSFLLIVMLVSIVIFSLIPKLWPFYLKAGSRVVLLPLIAGISYEFLKWSAKNDSTAFVRTIIAPGLALQRLTTREPDDRQLEVAIRSMEEALEVNGGHKDDRLVV; encoded by the coding sequence ATGAAAAATCCCCGTGTGCGGTTCATGGCGCTGGTGCTGCTGCTTGCCGAACGGATCAACGTCGGCGGTCAGGCGGTTATCGAAGGGGTAATGATGCGGGCGCCGCGGTCGATGGCGATTGCGGTCCGCCGACCCACCGGGGAGATCGTGGTGAAACGGGACCAGGTTCCCCCCCTCTCCGAACGCTACCCGGTCGTCAAGCTGCCGGTCGTCCGCGGTGCGGTTGCCCTGTTCAGTTCGCTGGTAATGGGGGTCAAGGCGCTCAATTTCTCCGCCAACGAGGCGCTGGCCGAGGGGGAGGAAAAAGAGGAACTGTCGCCGTTGGCCCTGGGCGGGACCATGGCTGTCGCCTTCGGCTTCGGCATCCTGCTTTTTTTCATCCTGCCGCTCTATCTCACCAAGCTCCTGGTGCCGCTCATCGGTGATTCCAACATCGTCTTCAATCTGGTGGACGGGGTGATCCGGGTGGCGGTGTTCCTCCTCTATATCTGGTCTATCTCGCGGATGGGAGATATCCAACGGGTTTTCCAGTATCATGGCGCCGAACACAAGACCATTTTCGCCTTCGAAGCGGGAGAAGAACTGACGGTGGAGAACGTCCGCCGGCACAGCCGCCTCCATCCCCGCTGCGGGACGAGTTTCCTGCTGATCGTCATGCTGGTCAGCATCGTGATCTTTTCCCTGATTCCCAAGCTCTGGCCGTTTTATCTCAAGGCCGGTTCCCGGGTCGTCCTGCTGCCGCTGATTGCCGGCATTTCTTACGAGTTCCTCAAGTGGAGCGCCAAGAACGATTCGACCGCTTTCGTCAGAACGATCATTGCCCCCGGTTTGGCCCTGCAGCGCCTGACGACCCGCGAGCCGGACGACCGGCAGCTGGAGGTGGCGATCCGCTCCATGGAAGAAGCGCTGGAGGTCAACGGCGGCCACAAGGACGACCGGCTGGTCGTCTAG
- the rho gene encoding transcription termination factor Rho, translating to MNLQELKGKKINELTAIAKGLNIEGASSLRKQDLIFAILNAQTEKNGMIFGEGVLECLPDGFGFLRAPDYNYLPGPDDIYVSPSQIRRFNLHTGDTVSGQIRPPKEGERYFALLKVESVNFEPPEVARDKILFDNLTPLYPQEKLKLETTPDNMAMRVVELIAPIGKGQRGLIVAPPRTGKTMLIQNIANSIAENHPEVYLIVLLIDERPEEVTDMQRSVRGEVVSSTFDEPASRHVQVAEMVIEKAKRLVEHKRDVVILLDSITRLARAYNTVIPPSGKILSGGVDSNALHKPKRFFGAARNIEEGGSLTIIATALIDTGSKMDEVIFEEFKGTGNMELHLDRKLVEKRTFPAIDINKSGTRKEELLIDKAALNRIWILRKVLHPMNVVDSMEFLLEKLSESKSNQGFLDSMSR from the coding sequence ATGAACCTTCAGGAGTTAAAAGGCAAGAAAATCAACGAGCTCACGGCGATCGCCAAGGGGCTCAATATCGAGGGGGCATCGAGCCTGCGCAAGCAGGACCTGATTTTTGCCATTCTCAATGCCCAGACCGAAAAAAATGGCATGATCTTCGGCGAAGGGGTCTTGGAGTGCCTACCCGACGGCTTTGGCTTTCTGCGGGCCCCCGACTATAACTATCTGCCGGGGCCCGATGATATCTATGTCTCGCCATCGCAGATCCGCCGCTTTAATCTCCATACCGGCGATACGGTTTCCGGGCAGATTCGCCCGCCGAAGGAAGGGGAGCGGTACTTTGCCCTGCTCAAGGTTGAGTCGGTCAACTTCGAACCCCCCGAAGTGGCCCGCGACAAGATTCTCTTCGACAACCTGACTCCGCTTTATCCGCAGGAAAAGCTCAAGCTGGAAACGACCCCCGACAACATGGCGATGCGGGTGGTTGAGCTGATCGCCCCCATCGGCAAGGGACAGCGGGGGCTGATCGTCGCGCCGCCCCGCACCGGCAAGACCATGCTGATCCAGAATATCGCCAATTCCATCGCCGAGAATCACCCTGAAGTCTATCTGATCGTCCTGTTGATCGACGAACGTCCCGAGGAAGTTACCGACATGCAGCGCTCTGTTCGGGGCGAGGTCGTCTCTTCCACTTTCGACGAGCCGGCCTCGCGGCACGTCCAGGTTGCCGAAATGGTGATCGAAAAGGCGAAGCGGCTCGTCGAGCACAAACGGGACGTGGTGATCCTCCTCGACTCGATTACCCGGCTGGCGCGGGCCTACAATACAGTAATCCCTCCTTCCGGGAAGATCCTTTCCGGCGGGGTCGATTCCAATGCCCTCCATAAGCCGAAGCGCTTTTTCGGTGCTGCCCGCAACATCGAAGAGGGTGGTTCGCTGACCATTATCGCGACCGCCCTGATTGACACCGGCAGCAAGATGGATGAGGTGATCTTCGAAGAGTTCAAGGGGACCGGTAACATGGAACTTCATCTCGACCGGAAACTGGTGGAGAAGCGAACCTTCCCGGCCATCGACATCAATAAGTCGGGGACCCGGAAAGAGGAGCTCCTGATTGACAAGGCCGCGCTCAACCGGATATGGATCCTGCGCAAGGTTCTTCATCCGATGAACGTGGTTGACAGTATGGAGTTCCTTCTGGAAAAGCTCTCGGAGAGCAAGAGCAACCAGGGGTTCCTCGACTCGATGAGCAGGTAA
- the rpmE gene encoding 50S ribosomal protein L31: MKEGIHPKYAEVTVKCACGNTFQTRSTRSEISTEICSACHPFFTGKQKLVDTAGRVERFRKKYGL; the protein is encoded by the coding sequence ATGAAAGAGGGAATTCATCCCAAGTATGCGGAAGTAACGGTTAAGTGCGCCTGCGGCAACACCTTCCAGACCCGGTCCACCAGGAGCGAAATCAGTACGGAAATCTGCTCTGCCTGCCATCCGTTTTTTACCGGCAAGCAGAAGCTCGTCGACACCGCCGGTCGGGTTGAGCGCTTCCGGAAAAAATACGGCCTGTAA
- the thyX gene encoding FAD-dependent thymidylate synthase, whose amino-acid sequence MKVTLLQHTPDPETAVALAARLCYSPTGIDELRDKLTRSDITAFLEKIMSLGHQSVLEHATFTFGIEGISRATSHQLVRHRLASYSQQSQRYVSHATRFAAVVPPSIAGRPELAARFEAQLQALHETYAALAEAGVPAEDARYILPNATETKIIVSMNARELRHFFALRCCERAQWEIRAMAVEMLKLVIKVAPVIFRDAGPGCLTGPCPEGALSCGRMAAVRETFKELSG is encoded by the coding sequence ATGAAGGTTACCCTGCTCCAGCATACCCCCGATCCGGAAACCGCCGTGGCTCTGGCCGCCCGTCTCTGTTATTCCCCGACGGGCATCGACGAGCTGCGGGACAAGCTTACCCGTTCCGACATCACCGCCTTCCTGGAAAAGATCATGTCGCTGGGACACCAGTCGGTCCTGGAGCATGCCACCTTCACCTTCGGGATCGAGGGGATTTCGCGGGCAACCAGTCATCAGCTGGTGCGGCACCGGTTGGCCTCCTACTCTCAACAGTCGCAGCGCTATGTTTCCCACGCCACACGCTTTGCCGCGGTGGTGCCGCCGAGCATTGCCGGGCGACCCGAACTTGCCGCCCGGTTCGAGGCCCAGCTGCAGGCGCTTCATGAAACCTACGCCGCCCTGGCCGAGGCGGGGGTGCCGGCGGAAGACGCCCGGTATATCCTCCCCAATGCGACGGAAACGAAAATCATTGTCTCGATGAATGCTCGCGAGTTGCGGCATTTTTTCGCCCTCCGCTGCTGCGAGCGCGCCCAATGGGAAATTCGGGCCATGGCGGTGGAGATGCTGAAGCTGGTCATCAAGGTGGCGCCGGTAATTTTCCGTGATGCCGGCCCGGGGTGCCTGACGGGACCGTGTCCCGAAGGGGCGCTGAGCTGCGGCAGAATGGCCGCGGTCCGGGAAACATTCAAGGAGCTCTCAGGATGA
- a CDS encoding IclR family transcriptional regulator, with product MQKKEKSDYMILAVSHAFDLLEQFHDENIAELGVTDLARRLKLHKNNVFRLLATLEARGYVEQNRLTGNYRLGLKTLELRQTLIKQMALLPYAKPALEELVKECNETAYVAVLKDHLSTYLYGVEGRATVRVVSRLGSRLPAYCTAAGKVQLAFLSEQELERFFTRVELSPFTPNTITDREQFKAHLREIAAKGYAVDNEELEIGVRGVAAPIKDYRNAVVGAVIISGPAIRFTDDHIRNDLVPLAQKTAVSISVKLGYRLPAEQ from the coding sequence GTGCAGAAGAAAGAAAAGTCCGACTACATGATCCTCGCCGTTTCCCACGCCTTCGACCTCCTGGAGCAATTTCACGATGAGAATATCGCGGAACTCGGCGTCACCGACCTTGCCCGGCGGCTCAAACTGCACAAGAACAACGTCTTCCGCCTGCTCGCCACCCTGGAGGCGCGCGGCTACGTCGAACAGAACCGGCTCACCGGCAACTACCGGCTCGGGCTCAAGACCCTGGAACTCCGCCAGACCCTGATCAAGCAGATGGCCCTCCTCCCCTACGCCAAGCCGGCACTGGAGGAACTGGTCAAGGAGTGCAACGAAACCGCCTACGTGGCAGTGCTCAAAGACCATCTGAGCACCTATCTCTACGGAGTCGAAGGTCGGGCCACGGTGCGCGTCGTTTCCCGGCTCGGTTCGCGGCTCCCCGCCTATTGCACCGCCGCCGGCAAAGTACAGCTCGCCTTTCTGAGCGAGCAGGAGCTGGAACGGTTCTTCACCCGAGTCGAACTGTCCCCCTTCACCCCCAACACGATCACCGACCGGGAACAGTTTAAGGCTCACCTGCGCGAGATAGCCGCCAAAGGATACGCTGTCGACAACGAGGAACTGGAAATCGGCGTCCGGGGTGTTGCCGCGCCGATCAAGGATTACCGAAATGCGGTGGTTGGCGCGGTGATCATTTCCGGCCCGGCCATCCGCTTTACCGATGACCATATTCGCAACGACCTGGTCCCGCTCGCCCAGAAAACCGCGGTGTCGATATCGGTCAAGCTCGGTTACCGCCTCCCGGCGGAGCAGTGA
- a CDS encoding PocR ligand-binding domain-containing protein translates to MAYRFTDLVDMPRLRDLMERFCQISGMPVGIVTPDGEILVASEWQEICVEFHRVHPELAERCLESNLHIKGHLREGEYFQHKCLNGLWDVGIPIVIGGEVSAMLIAGQFFYDDERPDVAFFRDQARRFGLDEAGYLAALERVPVFSREKVRSVMEYSAGLVGLLADTGVARLRQLEVDQALRESEQRVRLLLNSTAEAIYGLDMAGNCIFCNPACLRFLGYEDESRLLGQQMHQLIHHTRVNGSHFPREECHVNRAFLYGEAVHVQDDVFWCADDKPLPVEYWSHPVRRDGEVIGAVVTFLDITERKRAEEALRSSEEKFARAFRTAPIMIAITTLDEGRLIEVNDTFERSFGYLRDQAIGRTTLQLNLWQNPAERLWFARLLREEGAVRELEFNFRHRSGRIFMGLLSAEVIGINGQQCVLTLVNDVTERKRAQGRIELLNASLAARAAELETVNRELEAFSYSLSHDLRSLLGQIDLSAQVLHHQCGTCLDDTGTMLVDVILETSNKMEQLIEAMLVLSRVSGKEMEQRTVDLSMLANEILLSHQAAAPERPADIFVAPGLQAVGDSQLLRVVLDNLLGNAWKYTEKVPRRRIEVGMECQSGEQVFFVRDNGIGFDRTAAADIFKPFQRLHNSAEYPGTGIGLATVQRIILRHGGRVWAEGKAGEGATFYFTLPAVREPMNGAGC, encoded by the coding sequence ATGGCATACCGCTTCACCGATCTTGTCGACATGCCTCGCTTGCGGGACCTCATGGAACGGTTCTGCCAGATCAGCGGAATGCCGGTCGGGATTGTTACCCCGGACGGAGAGATCCTGGTCGCTTCCGAGTGGCAGGAGATCTGCGTCGAATTCCATCGCGTCCATCCGGAGCTGGCCGAGCGCTGCCTGGAGAGCAATCTCCACATCAAGGGCCATCTGCGGGAGGGGGAGTACTTTCAGCACAAGTGTCTCAACGGTCTCTGGGATGTGGGGATTCCGATCGTTATCGGCGGCGAGGTGTCGGCCATGCTGATCGCCGGCCAGTTTTTCTACGACGATGAACGGCCCGACGTGGCGTTCTTTCGCGACCAGGCCCGCCGCTTCGGCCTCGACGAGGCGGGGTATCTGGCCGCCCTGGAGCGGGTACCGGTGTTCAGCCGGGAAAAGGTCCGGAGCGTCATGGAATACAGCGCCGGACTGGTCGGTCTACTCGCGGATACCGGCGTAGCCCGGCTCCGGCAGCTGGAAGTGGACCAGGCGTTGCGCGAAAGCGAACAGCGGGTGCGGCTGCTGCTCAATTCCACCGCCGAGGCGATCTACGGCCTGGATATGGCCGGGAACTGCATCTTCTGCAATCCCGCATGCCTCAGGTTCCTCGGCTACGAGGACGAAAGCCGGCTGCTTGGCCAGCAGATGCATCAGCTGATCCACCATACCCGGGTCAATGGCAGTCATTTTCCCCGGGAAGAGTGCCATGTCAACCGGGCGTTCCTCTATGGCGAGGCAGTCCATGTCCAGGACGACGTCTTCTGGTGTGCCGACGATAAACCCCTGCCGGTCGAGTACTGGTCGCATCCGGTGCGGCGCGATGGGGAGGTGATCGGTGCCGTCGTTACCTTTCTCGATATCACCGAGCGGAAACGGGCCGAAGAGGCCCTGCGCAGTTCCGAGGAGAAATTTGCCCGGGCGTTTCGCACCGCGCCGATCATGATTGCCATCACCACCCTCGACGAGGGGCGGCTGATCGAGGTCAACGATACGTTCGAGCGTTCCTTCGGCTACCTCCGCGACCAGGCGATCGGGCGAACCACGTTGCAGCTCAATCTCTGGCAGAATCCGGCGGAACGGCTCTGGTTCGCCCGGTTGCTACGTGAAGAGGGGGCGGTGCGCGAACTGGAATTCAACTTCCGTCACCGGTCGGGACGAATCTTCATGGGGCTGCTGTCGGCGGAGGTGATCGGTATCAATGGCCAGCAGTGCGTTCTCACCCTGGTCAACGATGTCACCGAGCGTAAGCGGGCCCAGGGACGGATCGAATTGCTCAACGCCAGTCTGGCGGCGCGGGCTGCCGAACTGGAGACGGTCAACCGGGAACTGGAGGCGTTCAGCTATTCCCTGTCCCACGATCTGCGATCGCTATTGGGGCAGATCGATCTCTCCGCCCAGGTGCTCCATCATCAATGCGGTACCTGTCTGGACGACACCGGCACGATGCTGGTCGACGTCATCCTCGAAACCAGCAACAAGATGGAACAGCTCATCGAGGCGATGCTCGTCCTGTCGCGGGTTTCCGGGAAAGAGATGGAGCAGCGGACGGTAGATCTGAGTATGCTGGCGAACGAGATTCTCCTTTCCCATCAGGCCGCCGCTCCCGAACGGCCGGCCGACATTTTCGTCGCACCCGGTCTCCAGGCTGTCGGCGATTCGCAACTGCTCCGGGTGGTTCTCGACAATCTGCTCGGTAATGCCTGGAAATATACCGAAAAAGTCCCCCGCCGGCGTATCGAGGTCGGGATGGAGTGCCAAAGCGGCGAGCAGGTGTTCTTCGTCCGGGATAATGGCATCGGCTTTGACCGGACGGCGGCGGCCGATATTTTCAAACCGTTCCAGCGGCTGCATAACAGTGCGGAATACCCCGGAACCGGTATCGGGCTTGCGACCGTGCAGCGGATTATCCTGCGCCACGGCGGCCGGGTTTGGGCGGAAGGGAAAGCGGGGGAAGGGGCAACGTTCTACTTTACCCTGCCGGCAGTCAGGGAGCCGATGAACGGTGCCGGTTGCTGA
- the prmC gene encoding peptide chain release factor N(5)-glutamine methyltransferase — protein sequence MAINREIWTIRKVLEWTRGYLAEKGIDNARLEAEWLLSASLAMDRVGLYVNFDQPLNQDELAAFRGRVARRARREPLQYILGSQEFCGLDFEVTPAVLIPRHDTEVLVTEALRLASDAKTVLDIGVGSGCIAVALAKALPAATVSGIDASAAALAVARRNAARHGVDIALSEGSLFAPLAGQRFDLIVSNPPYIPSADLATLQPEVREFEPVTALDGGPDGLEFYRLIVAEAPAHLAVGGWLLVEVGIDQAGPVTALFAAHGFGDCFTAKDPNGIERVVGGRAPERRPQ from the coding sequence ATGGCGATTAACCGCGAAATCTGGACCATCCGCAAGGTGCTGGAATGGACCCGGGGCTACCTGGCGGAGAAGGGGATCGACAACGCCCGGCTGGAGGCGGAATGGCTCCTTTCGGCCAGTCTCGCCATGGACCGGGTCGGCCTCTACGTCAATTTCGACCAGCCGCTCAACCAGGATGAACTGGCGGCGTTCCGGGGGCGGGTTGCCCGGCGGGCGCGCCGCGAGCCGTTGCAGTACATTCTCGGCAGCCAGGAGTTCTGCGGGCTCGATTTCGAGGTGACGCCGGCGGTGCTGATCCCCCGTCACGATACCGAAGTCTTGGTGACGGAGGCGCTGCGGCTGGCGTCTGACGCGAAGACGGTGCTCGATATCGGGGTCGGCAGCGGTTGCATTGCGGTGGCGCTGGCGAAAGCGCTGCCGGCGGCAACGGTGTCCGGTATCGATGCCTCGGCGGCGGCCCTGGCCGTCGCCCGGCGCAATGCCGCGCGGCACGGCGTCGATATCGCCCTGAGCGAGGGATCGCTCTTCGCGCCGCTTGCCGGGCAGCGTTTCGACCTGATCGTTTCCAATCCGCCCTATATCCCGTCGGCCGACCTGGCGACGCTCCAGCCGGAGGTGCGGGAATTCGAACCGGTGACCGCCCTGGACGGCGGTCCCGACGGCCTGGAGTTCTACCGGCTGATCGTGGCCGAGGCGCCGGCCCATCTCGCGGTCGGCGGCTGGCTCCTGGTCGAGGTCGGCATCGACCAGGCCGGCCCGGTAACGGCCCTCTTCGCGGCGCATGGCTTCGGCGACTGTTTCACGGCTAAGGACCCGAACGGCATCGAGCGGGTGGTCGGCGGTCGCGCCCCGGAGCGGCGCCCGCAATGA
- a CDS encoding DNA translocase FtsK yields MDEQLDRKEKLKKEIQGMAFGAVGLFILLALVSFNAGDQSLNTYSSESGVHNFGGRLGADLSDLLLQMFGLASYALPIGLLFLSYKLLRFKELRWKPYKGGAFVTLLIALAALFAFNLEKTVFLGQPVLTGGAVGFKSAHFLKTYFGVTGALLVLLPLLAGSAMVLSRFSFVLFADWWFANLKDRWARSRERRELNRQLLDKEEKVAAKKAPEIKPVHVTAPPPPPVQKKEKKREEAKSAPLQETFDFIKVDGDYRTPPLSLLDTPPVAEKRLDRDILTMNARLLEKKLKDFGIDGEVVEICPGPVITMYEFAPGPGIKVNRIASLSDDLSMALQALSIRIVAPIPGKGVVGIEIPNRERETVFLKEIFNCEEFHTTRMKLPLALGKDIAGVPTVADLARMPHLLVAGATGSGKSVSINTMILSLLYTATPQDVRIIMVDPKMLELSVYEGIPHLLLPVVTNPKKASLALKWAVEEMGRRYRLMADKGVRNIDSYNRQLEKEEKEVEELRAQETVVIEELDEPLDDEEAIQQFLAKDDTLEHGHLPYIVVIVDELADLMMVAGREIEESIARLAQMARAAGIHLILATQRPSVDVITGLIKANFPARISFQVSSKIDSRTILDTNGAESLLGAGDMLFLPPGTAKMQRVHGAFVSDAEVQRVVDFLKKQGKPVYDKSILEMKESDAKGGEDDDLVDERYDDAVALVAETRQASISMVQRRLRIGYNRAARIIERMEQEGIVGPSDGTSKPREVFINKL; encoded by the coding sequence ATGGACGAACAACTCGACCGCAAAGAAAAACTGAAAAAAGAAATCCAGGGGATGGCGTTCGGCGCCGTCGGGCTCTTCATCCTGTTGGCCCTGGTGTCGTTCAATGCCGGCGACCAGTCCCTCAATACCTATTCGTCGGAAAGCGGCGTGCACAATTTCGGCGGCCGGCTGGGGGCCGACCTGTCCGATCTGCTGCTGCAAATGTTCGGCCTGGCCTCCTATGCGCTCCCGATCGGCCTGCTCTTCCTCTCCTACAAGCTGCTCCGCTTCAAGGAACTGCGCTGGAAGCCCTACAAGGGGGGCGCCTTCGTCACCCTGCTCATCGCCCTGGCGGCCCTGTTCGCCTTCAACCTGGAGAAAACGGTCTTCCTCGGCCAGCCGGTGCTGACCGGCGGCGCCGTCGGTTTCAAGAGCGCCCACTTCCTCAAGACCTACTTCGGTGTCACCGGGGCGCTGCTGGTGCTGCTGCCGCTGCTGGCCGGTTCGGCGATGGTGCTGTCGCGGTTCTCCTTTGTCCTGTTTGCCGACTGGTGGTTCGCCAATCTCAAGGATCGCTGGGCGCGGAGCCGGGAGCGGCGGGAGCTGAACCGCCAGCTGCTCGACAAGGAGGAGAAAGTGGCGGCGAAAAAGGCGCCGGAAATCAAACCGGTCCACGTCACGGCGCCGCCACCGCCGCCGGTGCAGAAAAAAGAGAAGAAAAGGGAGGAGGCGAAGAGCGCCCCGCTCCAGGAGACCTTCGACTTCATCAAGGTCGACGGTGATTACCGGACCCCACCCCTGTCGCTCCTCGATACGCCGCCGGTGGCGGAAAAGCGGCTCGACCGGGATATCCTGACTATGAACGCCCGGCTGCTGGAGAAGAAGCTGAAGGACTTCGGCATCGACGGCGAGGTGGTGGAGATCTGCCCCGGGCCGGTGATCACCATGTACGAGTTCGCCCCCGGCCCCGGCATCAAGGTCAACCGGATCGCCTCGCTCTCCGACGACCTCTCGATGGCGCTGCAGGCGCTGTCCATCCGGATCGTCGCCCCGATCCCCGGCAAGGGGGTGGTCGGCATCGAGATCCCCAACCGGGAACGGGAAACGGTCTTTCTGAAAGAGATCTTCAACTGCGAGGAGTTCCATACCACCCGGATGAAGCTGCCGCTGGCCCTCGGCAAGGATATCGCCGGCGTGCCGACGGTGGCCGACCTGGCCCGGATGCCCCACCTGCTGGTGGCTGGTGCCACCGGCTCGGGGAAATCGGTGTCGATCAACACAATGATCCTGTCGCTCCTCTACACCGCTACCCCCCAGGACGTGCGGATCATCATGGTCGACCCGAAGATGCTGGAACTGTCGGTGTACGAGGGGATCCCCCACCTGCTTTTGCCGGTGGTGACCAACCCGAAGAAGGCGTCGCTGGCCCTGAAGTGGGCGGTGGAGGAGATGGGGCGGCGCTACCGGCTGATGGCCGACAAGGGGGTGCGCAACATCGACTCCTACAACCGGCAGCTGGAGAAGGAAGAGAAAGAGGTCGAGGAGCTGCGGGCCCAGGAGACGGTGGTCATCGAGGAACTCGACGAGCCGCTCGACGACGAGGAAGCGATCCAGCAGTTCCTCGCCAAGGACGATACCCTGGAGCATGGCCACCTGCCATACATCGTCGTCATCGTCGACGAATTGGCCGACCTGATGATGGTCGCCGGCCGGGAGATCGAGGAGTCGATCGCGCGCCTGGCGCAGATGGCCCGCGCCGCCGGCATCCACCTGATCCTCGCCACCCAGCGGCCGTCGGTCGACGTCATTACCGGCCTGATCAAGGCCAATTTCCCGGCCCGGATCTCCTTCCAGGTGTCGAGCAAGATCGACTCCCGGACCATCCTCGACACCAACGGTGCCGAATCTTTGCTCGGCGCCGGCGACATGCTCTTCCTCCCCCCCGGCACCGCCAAGATGCAGCGGGTCCACGGCGCCTTCGTTTCCGATGCGGAAGTACAGCGGGTAGTTGACTTCCTCAAGAAACAGGGTAAACCGGTCTATGACAAGTCGATTCTGGAAATGAAGGAGAGCGATGCCAAGGGGGGCGAGGACGACGATCTGGTCGACGAGCGCTACGACGATGCGGTGGCGCTGGTGGCCGAAACCCGCCAGGCCTCGATCTCGATGGTCCAGCGCCGGCTGCGGATCGGCTACAACCGTGCCGCCCGGATCATCGAACGGATGGAGCAGGAGGGGATTGTCGGTCCCTCCGACGGCACCAGCAAGCCCCGCGAGGTCTTCATCAACAAGCTGTGA